In Esox lucius isolate fEsoLuc1 chromosome 3, fEsoLuc1.pri, whole genome shotgun sequence, the sequence caaagcacagctcAAAATCAACCCAAATATGGTTCACTAaccacagaatcaaggtttTGTCATTAGTGTCCCAGTCCCCTGGcctaaaccccatagaaaacctgCAGGATGAGTTGAAGAGAAAAGTTCACAAGGGTGGACCTTGGAatctaaaggatctggagagattctgtataGAGGAATGTTCTCAGATGCCTTGCCATGTGTTTTCCAACGTCATTAAATCACAGCTCAGGGTGAGACCCAAATGCAGACTCAGATAGACAGATGCAGGAGCTTAGGATCCATTTAAATGGTACAAAATCCAGCAATGGACCCGATCAAGCAAGGGACAGGCTGGATCAGGTCCAAGCATCTTGAGGTCTGTGCACGGGATGTCCAGCAGGAAACAAGATTAGGAACAAAGCAAACAAAGGAAAGCAGGGATGACTTTGGAAAAAAGACAAACTGgcaactggaacaaacagagaAGACAGGTTAAAAGGCAGGGATAATGAGGAGATaggagacacctggtggggtgaggcacaagacaacacaggtgAATGAATTCAAAGTGTGGAAGCCAGTCAGGGCGTGACACATTACCCATTAAAGTAGAAGAATCAAAGCTCTTATCCTGGCGAGGTtgcacaaagtattaaatgaagCGGTGCAACAATTACTTGTGGCACAcatatatttgagaaaaatatttgtcttataataagaaacatatttttccaattgtttttatttgaatgttagATTTTTGTTAGTATTTTGACTGAGAGATCAAGAGGatgaacaaagaaaagaaattcACAGTCCGTTTTGCCTATATTTACCTAGGGTGCTAATACTattggagggcactgtattgCAACAAAAGCCTGGCTGCTGCACAGAAGTGGCCTCCATGGGAGTCTGACATAAAGAAagacattgttgaaaaaaactCTCTTCAAATCTTAGGCGGAGTTTGCCAGGAGGCATGTGTGACATgatggtctgatgagatcaaATTAGAGCTCTTTGGCTTTACCTCTACGTACCTCTacagtatgtttggtgcaagctGAAGTCTGCCAGAGAACTGTGACTTTGGAGAAGATTaatcttccagcaagacaatgacccaaaatatacaGCCAAATCCATACTGGAGTGGATTAAAACTAAATGGTCAATGTCTTGGAGTGACCCAGTCAAAGCCCGGACCTCAATCCAACTAAGAATATGTGGGAAGGGTTGAAAAGTTCCCCATCCAACTTCATGTTTCTTGAGAAATGTTGCAAAGAAAGATTGACAGaaattgctgtgtccagatgtgccaGCTGATAGACACTAATCCAAATGGACTTATggttgtaattgctgccaaagttgCTTCTTATAAATAGTGACTAAAGGTGTGAGTATTTGTGGCACCAATTAAGTTTGgtaatttaaatgaatgtagaaccatttgtacattttaatgtttcactTTGACATAATGAACTTTTCTGTGTTAGGATGCAAAAATTGCTGATTAAACCTATTTTGATGTTTGATgtcatttcatgttgtaacacaatgaaGTGTGGAATAGAACAAAggggtgaatacatttgagagcCAATATGTACTACATACAGtgtattcagaaagtattccACATTTTTGTCACGTTGCAGCCTTATAAATAAAATGAGTCATTAAGTCATAAAACTCAGATTGGGTCTCAAGCATCTGGGATCCACCAGACCTATCAAGAGCTCTATGGTAGGAAAATGCATGCTCTACTCTATGGTAGATAATGTGTGATCTACTCTATGGTAGGTTAATGCATGCTCTACTCTATGGTAGGGTAATGCAAGATCTCATTATTGGGACTGACTGCAGTTAGAGTTAGACCCTTAGTAGCCAAGTGGCAGAAAAAAACGAATATTAAAGAGTTTGATTGGTCTAAATAGCAGATCTATAATTCATACTATTTTAAACATATCTTGCAATTCTCTAGCCTACCAACAGTGCCAGTGGTTCGATTGTTCCAGGCATTCCTTGTTTGGCATCCAGACCATTGCCATTTtttcattataaataaaaaatacatcataTTGTTATATGGCATTTTATTAAACATCAACACTTAGTCACCAAAACAACTTAATGCGAGGAACAGAAATATGAGGTGTCTGTTTAACACTTGTACAGTCTGTTAAGACGGGTGATGTCATTCTGGCTCATGGCGGTGGCTTTGCCGATCTCCACATTCTGGTTGGGGATGGGGACCATGGTGGGCTGGTTGTTCTTGGAGAAGGCAAACCTGCAATTACACCACATCATGATGAATACTGGGATGAGGGGTTGAAAGGCTTACACTAGAATGATATCAGTCATTCTTATTTAGATTCAAAGTGAAAGAGGAGATACATGAGAGGGAGACAGTTGGAAAACTAACCCTGAAGGATGGACCCTAACACCAGGTGAGAAATGATCCTATGAGGCTGCTCAGAAAATCGAATGACTAGCCAAGGTACCTACTCATGTGGAAGTAATAAAACAATCGTGACTAACTTGTGGTACTGCATGACAGAGTTGTAGTCGTAGGCCGTGTTCTGGTTGAGGGTGGCAATCTTGTTGAAGTTGTGCTCCATACCTGGAGGACAGGAAGTACATCAGATTAATCTCATCCATGAAATGAATATAACGATTGGTGATTAATACAATAAAGGGCATGGGATTGTATGtgtacatatgtaaatatataaaagagATAAAAATTGTGCATAACAGAATAAAGTGGAACAGAAGGACTGGTATTCTTCATGGACTTTATGGGGTCATGGCAAAGCTAAAGGAAACCTACCCGACTGCACATTCTGGAGGAGAACACGGATATGGTTGTCACGGTCGCTGCGGGTCTGCTCATGGTTGAAGCCCAGGGCGTGGAGGAGCTCATGCTGGGTGGTGCCGTGGTACACACAACCGGAACGGCTCAGAGACACAACCTGGGCGTTGCCAAGACGACCAACATAGGACCAGCACCTGAAATGAGTTAATTTGCCAGAGTTATTTAACCAAATCAAACTTTAATTATAGAGCATGCTACAGGTCAGGAACAGGTTATTCCATGGTTAATGTACCCATTTTGGGACTGGATGTTCAGGTAGTCTTTCTGGTTTGTGCGCTTCACAAAGTTGATGCAGGAGAAGCCGGCAAAGGACTGCAGACCACGCTCAATGACTTGCAGCTCTCTGGAGGCTGGCAAAACCCAGATGGGACAAGAAAACTGCTGTTAAAAAATGACCAGTTTTTAACaaatctagcaacacaataacaaaacagtcAATAGCCAGTCACTTAACCTTATACTTCCCCAGATTTTGGGTCTCTGGCTATTTGTTACAGTGATGAAAAAAAGTCAAAGCATGTTACAGTACCTATCTCACCTTGCTACACTGGCAGTAATGGTAAACTATTACACATGAAATAACATTCCAGGTAGCTGTTCTTGGTACTTACAGAACTGGTTAGAGATAACGTAGGGCACATAGACCTTTCCATCACTGGACTTGGGCCACATGCAGCCACGAGACGTGCAGGGGTCGGCGTTCCTCTCAGACTCAGAGTTATAGGCGATGTCATCCACAATCAAGGGCTCGTTGCGGGTATGCACTGGAGGAATGAAAACGAGACAGGAAGTCAATGCAGGACGCTTTGGATCAGTTTCCTGGCTAAAGAATATGAAACCAGTTTTGGACTAAAATGGAATTTTAAAACCCAATTTAAAAACTTTATTACCAACATTCCTGTTGGCAATCTCCAACAgctcagagacagagagctcCTGGGGCACCACACAataaaggcagagagagaaaataccATTGACAAATTTACAAACACCTTATTGTGAACAGTTATTTACACAACCACTCATGAATAATAGATGAACGTAGATGGACGACACCCTGGGAATATTTAGGAGAGTTTGACTCACCTCCTCGGCCCAGGCAGCCACCACAAGCAGAGCCAGAAGGCCCACAGTGTATTTCAATGCAGACATGTCAAAAAAACTACCTGTTGGGTTAGAGAGAAGTTTTCTTTAACACCCTAATCCTGTTAGTTTGTAGCAGCTAGAATGACATGGCTAGAACACATGATTAACACACTCTTACCTTTTAGGAAGTTAAATGAAGTTGGTTCACTGCTCCAGACACTGCACCTTATATAGTGCAATCAAGCAGAACACGATGCTTTATGGGCGGTTTGGTAAATAGCATAGAGAACACCATGTTCTGCTGAGGTAGGTACTGTATGCTATCTTTATGACATATGGCTGATTCCCACTCCTCCACCCCCAAATAACTTAGAAACACAGCCTATGCATTTCCAATCTATTCCTTGAAAAATGCTATCTAATCTTTGCAACTACTTAAAGCATGTTCAATAACAGAGTGTATGGACACAGGATGTTTATATTCTAATTTTTAAGATGAAATGActatattacattacattaataaTTTGGTTTAAAAAAGTCTTGGACCAAAGTTTTACTTTCCTGCTGTCATAAAATCtctctatatatacatatatatatatatatatatatatatatatatatatatagttccggaaaaaattaagagcccactgcacctttttctttgctttccaaaaaagtcgaaaaggaaggttttgagtgaggaactgtcatggtacggtgagcagcagcaccaCCGCTCCATACACCCTCAGTTCCCATCACTGacgaacacatcccagacttgttttctgtcacaggtctttaatcatgcacaccatgTCCCTATTCCAccatttgtaagtgtttaaatgtttcccctctgctccccgcaTTTGTGGATCATTATTGTTGTTGTCGTCACTGGATGTCGTCTTGTGTGTTGCCGTTAAATAACTATACCGACTACCTCTGcatgcacctggttccttgctccctcGTGAACCGAGGCCTCCCCAAGAAATGTTTAGGGGGGGACTATGGGGGTGCCCGAGGGGGGTCTTGACGGCACCCCCTTTACGTCTGGTTAGGGTTAAcactgcccaggagccgcagccagaGCCCCCTGCTGCCTTGGAGTTGCAGCCAgagccccctgctgcccaggagctGCAGTCGGCGCCTCTTGCTGCCTTGAAGTTGCAGCCAGTGCGTCATACCTGCCAGAAGCAGCAGCCagtgcctcctacctgccagaagtGGCAGCCCGTGCCTCCTGAGtctgaggaggagtggcctcttccgcctgagcctgaggaggagtggcctctaccacctgagcctgaggaggagtggcctctaccgcctgagcctgaggaggagtggcctctaccGCCTGAGccagaggaggagtggcctgcaccacCTGAGCTTGCGGCCGGAGTCTGGCGGTCGCGGCGCCCTCTACCGGCCTGGCCGCCCCGGTgccctctcctgaccctccgccggctccgccAGCTCCgccggctccgcctccccggcctgtcccgacggctccaccgccctggttagtctcggctgttccgccccctcggtgGGTTTGTGCCGGTGGGAGTTctgcgctgccccgccccccctcccttgggccgGGGTTTGTGTTGGCTCGTCCAGTGGCcaggcctttgggggggggtaatgttatggtacggtgagcagcagcgccaccgttccataCACCCTCAGTGTATGTACTCAGTGCTGTTGTACACAGCATTTGTCATTATTGCTTTCACCTGTATCTTGTTTGCCCCCTcgttatgtccctatttaagttcctcctgccctagtgTGTTTTGTCAATCATTGTTGGGTGTTATGGTCATTGTGTTTTGAGCTCTAATGCACTGAAATTAAAAAGCCTTTGGTTTCTACAcccctgtgcctgtgtcctgctacaCAGCCTCCAGAAATCATGACAATATGAAAGAAACAGGCtgtaagaaaaatattatttgctaTTTATCATCTTGGTTATTCATTCAAAACAGTCATAAAAATTTTACCTTTAATTGATGTAAAAtgattgaaaaaaattaagttgaaataaatatttttgtccaAAACTCTTTTTGGCCACAACTATTGGCACCCTTTGAATTACCTATGTGTAAAATCTCCCTGAAGTATATTccctttcatattttacatcagtgtttcccaacctttttcagtaaCTTTACCACAGACAGAATTTTgctctgcttggagtaccctTGAAGTACCCCCCATGTTATTttcgaagatcacgggcatccaatatggttttccggccttgacccttacgcacagagattgttccagattctctgaatctttggatgatattatgcactgtagatgataactctttgcaatttttctctgagaaactcctttctgatattgctccactataatgccaattgacataataagttgctaattggtcctccagctgttccttgtCTGTACATTAAaattttccggcctcttattgctacctgtcccaacttttttggaatgtgtagctctcatgaaatccaaaatgagccaatatttggcatgacattacaaaatgcctcattttcaacattcgatatgttatctatattctattgtgaatgaaATATAAGTTTaagagatttgtaaattattccattccttttttactcacaatttgtacagtgtcccaacttttttggaatcgggtttgtatttgagaaaaatatttgtcttataataaatgaattgttttcatttaaaggttagatttttgTTAGTATTTTGACTGAGAGATAAAGaggatgaaaaagaaaaaagattcaCAGTCCATTTTGCCTATATTTACCTAGGGTGCTAATACTattggagggcactgtattgCAACAAAACCCTGGCTGCTGCACAGAAGTGGCCTTCATGGGAGACTGACATAAAGAAAGACattattgaaaagaaaaaaaaaacatatctggatgttgtggggctgtcttggttgacacgcctgtgcaacatcgcgtggtggtcggggacagtgcctctgggatggcagaccggggtggtggtccttctttttaaaaagggggaccggagggtgtattccaactatagggggatcacacttctcagccaccccgggaaagtctatgccagggttctgaatgcggccgatagtagaacctcggattcaggaggaacagtgtggttttcgtccgggccgtggaacactggaccagatCTATACcttctacggggtgttggagggttcatgggagtttgcccaaccagtccacatatgttttgtggatttggagaaggcattcgactgtgtccctcgcggcgtcctgtggagggtgcttcgggaatatggggtcctgggtcctttgctaagggctgtcaggtccctatacgaccgaagtaggagcttggtccgcattgccagcagtaagtcagactcccagtgcatgttggactctggcagggctgccctttgtcaccggttctgttcataatttttatggacagaatttctaggcgcagccaggagccggagggtgtcaggtttggggaccacacgatttcgtctttgctctttgtggacgatgttgtcgtgttggccccttcaaaccaggacctccagcatgtgctgggacggtttgcagccgagtgtgaagcggtggggatgagaatcagtacctccaaatccgaggccatggtcctcagtcggaaagggtggcttgcccatttcaggttggtggagagtgcttgcctcaagtggaggagtttaagtatctaggggtcttgttcacgagtgagggaaggatggaacgggagattgacagacggatcggtgcagcttctgcagtaatgcggtcgatgtatcggtctgtcatggtgaagaaagagctgagccgcaaggcgaagctctcgatttaccggtcaatctacgttcctactctcacctatggtcatgagctttgagtCATGACCGAacggacaagatcccggatacaggcggccaaaatgagctttctccgcagggtggctgggcgat encodes:
- the LOC114837631 gene encoding high choriolytic enzyme 1-like, which translates into the protein MSALKYTVGLLALLVVAAWAEEELSVSELLEIANRNVVHTRNEPLIVDDIAYNSESERNADPCTSRGCMWPKSSDGKVYVPYVISNQFSSRELQVIERGLQSFAGFSCINFVKRTNQKDYLNIQSQNGCWSYVGRLGNAQVVSLSRSGCVYHGTTQHELLHALGFNHEQTRSDRDNHIRVLLQNVQSGMEHNFNKIATLNQNTAYDYNSVMQYHKFAFSKNNQPTMVPIPNQNVEIGKATAMSQNDITRLNRLYKC